The window ACACCGGTACGTCCACGCCCGGATTCTCCTGCGCCATCCGGCAATACCAGTCGGCATTAGTGTTGGATGCGGCAGCGCCAATGCGCCCGCGCTGCGCGCGATGCCAGTCGACAAGCACCCGGACATCCAGTTCAGGACGCTGCCGTTTCGCCTCGTAAAGCGCGTCAAGTACGCCTTTGCCGCCGTCATCCTGCTCCAGATACAGGGCAACAATGCAAATGCGTCGCTTCGCGCTGGCTATTTTCTCCAGCAGAGCCTCCCGGAAATCAGCGGGAGCATAAAAGAAATTGACATCAGCAACGGATTGAGAAATTTTCGGTAGTTGGGCAAGGTGTTGTTGATGCTTATTACGCTTAAATTTTGACAACATCACAGTGCATTTCTTCTCTGTTCATTGAAGGGTCCTCTGTGCTATGCAGACGACATAAGCGGGCAATGATAACACCGTCCCCGTTAAAGTGGTCAACATTTCCAGTACCTTACTCACGATTCCTCAGGCGGCGCGAGATTCAGCGTTAGCCCAACGATACCCTCTTCAAGCTGAATATCAACGCTGAAACCGAGCTTACGGGCCAGCGCCACCATGCCGCGATTATTGGGCATCGTAATACCATTCAGGCGTCTTAATCCGTGATCCCGTGTATAGGTAATCAACTTTTCCAGTAACCGACGACCCAGCCCTAACCCTTTGAGATCTGAACGGACCAGCACGGCGAATTCCGCATCAATATTATCCGGATCGGAGATCGCCCGCGTGACGCCAAGAATTTCTTCCGAGTGCTCAGCGCGTCTTACGGCGACAAACGCCATTTCCCGATCGTAGTCGATCTGCGTCATGTTAGCTAAATCTTCGTGGGTAAATTCATTGATCTCACTGAAATAGCGGTAATAAAGATCTTCTTTGGTGACCCGGGAAATGAACTGCTGAAGCTGAGGTTCATCTTCCGGCAGAATAGGCCGGAACAGGCAGCGCTCGCCGTTTTTCATCTCCACCCACTCTTCAAGCTGATGAGGATAAGGGCGTACGGCAAGGCGGCTTTCATTATCGCCTTCGAATGGCGCGATCTCCAGCGTGACGTCCAGCGCGGTAAACTCCCCGGCGGAGGCCAGCAGCGGATGCATATCCAGACGCTGGATCTCCGGGCAATCGACAATCAGATTCGACACCTGCACCAGCAGCTGGCTTAAACCGGCGATATCCAGCGGACGCAGCGCGCTGCGCCCGCGGATCTTCTTACTCTTAATACCCTGAATCACCAGATAACGGGCGAGGTTCATGTTCAGCGGCGGAAGTGCGACGACGGCCTGTTCTTCCGGATGCCATTCCACGCCGCCTTCTCCCAGCATAATCAGCGGGCCGAATACCGGATCGTGCTCGACAACAACCCGTAGCTCCTGCGCGCCCGCGCGGTTCGCCATGCTTTGTACCAGCAGTCCGTGGATACGCGCCTGTGGCCAGGCCATCTTCACGCGATCGAAAATCGCATTCGCAGCCTGCTGAACTTCATTCGCCGTGCGCAGGTAAAGCATCACGCCCTGAACTTCCGACTTGTGCGGAATGTCGGGGGAGCGCAGCTTTAGGGCAACCGGATAGCCAATCTGCTCGGCAATATGTACCGCTTCGGCGCTGTCGCTGGCAATCCACGTAGGAAGCGTATGCAAACCATAGGCCTGCAGGATAGGCTGGACTTCGTGGGTATCCAGCGACGTCGCCCCTTCCGCAATCGCCTGTTGTAACAGGTCATGGGCCTGGGCGGTATTGGCGGTCAAGTTACTGGGCAGAGCCGGTGTCTCCCGCAGCTGCTTCTGGTTACGCCGGTATTCCACCATGTGCATAAATGCGGTGATCGTGCCTTCCGGCGTGCGATAGGTGGGCAGACCGGCTTCGCTGAACAGTCGACGGGCTTCCTGAGAAGAAAATTCTCCGCACCAGTTGGTCAGCAACGAAACAAATTTGCCGCGCGGGTGGCGCTTCACGGTTTCGATCAGCGCCTGGGCGCTTTCGGTGCCGGGCGCGGTGGCGCTGGGCGAGTGAATAACCATCAGCGCGTCGAAATCCTGACTGGCGAGCAGCAGATCCAGCGTTCTGGTGTAATGTTCAATACTGGCGTCGTCGCGTAGATCGAGGGGATTGGCGATTTCAACGTGCGAAGGCAGCACGTCCCGCAACTGCTGGCTGGTTGCTTCGCTCAGCGTTGCCAGTTTGCCGTTGCGCGACCACAGTTCGTCAAGCGCCAGCGCCGCGGGGGCCGCGCCATTGCTGATAATCATCAGTCTGTCGCCGCGTAAAGGGCGCATATGGCTCAGCGTTTCCACCGCCGAAAACAGTTCGTGGGTGTCCTGAACGCGCAGCAGACCGGCGCGCTGAATCGCCGCATCCCATGCCGGATCCATCCCGGAGCTGGTGTGTAATAAACGCTGGGCGGCCGGGCTGCGACCGCTTTTAATGACCAGGATGGGTTTATTGCGCGAGGCGCTGCGGGCGGCGGAGACAAACCGTCGGGCGTCGCTGAGATGTTCCAGATAGAGCAGAATGGCACTGGTTTTGCTGTCGCGGGCGAGATAGTCCAGCAGCTCATCAACATCAATATCCAGGCTATCGCCGAGCGCAATAAAATAAGAGAAGCCCATCTCTCTCTGCTGCGCCCAGTCGAGGATGGTATTGGAAACCGCAGCGGACTGGGAAATAAACGCCAGTTTGCCGCGTTTAATCGGTACCGGGGAAAAGCTGGCGTTCAGCCCCTGCCAGGGGGCGAGAAGCCCCAGGCTGTTGGGACCGAGCAGGCGCATTTTGTAACGCGCGGCGCATGTCATCAGTTCGTGATGTAAAGAGGCGGGCGCGGAAAGAATAATGCAGGTTTTGCAGCCTTTCTCTCCCAGCGCCTCCAGCAGCGCCAGATGACGGCTGGCATTGGTGCAAAGCACGGCGAGATCCGGCGTGAAAGGGAGGCTGGCGACGTCCGGCCAGGCCAGCACGCCTAATACTGCTTTCCAGGCTGGCGTCACCGGCAGCACCGGACCGTTAAAACCGCCCGCCAGCAGATTGCGCATCATCAGGTAACCCGCCCGATTGGGTTTCATCGATGCGCCGATCACGGCTATCGATTTTGGTCGCAGTAGCGCTTCCAGCCCTCGCTGACTCATATCGGTTTCCCTTACACAGAAGTGACCGAATGATTTTAAACGCTTTCTGCTGATTCTGCTGTGACGCTTCCCTGATGTTGCGTTTTTCCTGCCAGATAGCGGGTTTTAAAGCGGGTAAAATGCTTACCAAGCGCGCCCGCTGCTTGCGTATCGCCAGCCAGATCCAGCAGGGCGATAGCCACTTCGGCGGTGCAATATTGCCCCTCGGCATGGACTTCCCGCAGGCGGTAAGTTGACAGGCGCGACAGATCGACGGAAATCACCGGCAGGTGGTCGAGATAGGGGCTTTTGCGGAACATTTTGCGCGCTTCCGGCCAGGTGCCGTCCAGCATAATAAACAGCGGCGGCTTGCCTGTGGGCGGGGAGGAGATCACTTCCCGTTCTTCTCCGGCGTAAGAGGCGGGAAAAACAACCATTGGTTGATACGCCGGGTTTTGCACCAGTTCCAGTAACGCCTGCGGCGGCTCGGTGCGCGACCACTGAAACGCCGTGGTATCCGGTAGCGTATCGGCAATCAGTCGCCCGGTATTGCTGGGCTTCATGGGCTCGGTATCGAACATCACCAGACAGAAACGGCTGTTCGCCCGGGAAGGCGACAGCGTGTCGCACAGGCACAGTTTCAGCGGCAGCAAACAGCGCTGGCAGCGACGAATGCGATTACCTCTGGCGAGAAAAGGGCGCGTGGCGCGCGCAAGACGTTCAGCGCGAAGCCGAAGAACAGCGTTTTCAGTCATGGGAGAGTGCGTGGAAAAAACGCCATTGTCGCAGAGGTGAAAACGGGGCACAAGATGCGCCCCGGAGAGATTACAGCGATTCGTTCAGCCAGCTGTCAAACGGCGCTTTTGGCACGGCGCCATTGAGCATATCGACCACCTGGCCGTTTTTGAAGATCATGATGGTTGGAATACTGCGGATACCGAAGCGAGCGCTTAATTCACGTTCCGCTTCGGTGTTGACCTTCACGAAGCGCACTTTGCCGCTACGTTCTTCCGCAACATCCTCAAAGATGGGGGCGAAGTTACGGCACGGACCGCACCACGGCGCCCAGAAGTCGATGACCACCGGTAAATCGTCTTTCAGCAGTTTATCCAGCGTTTCACCGGTTGCATTGATCACCTCTCCGTCAAACAGGTCGTGACCACAGCGTCCGCATTTTGCCGCATCTTCAACCCGATCGTCGGGAATGCGGTTGATGGCCTGGCAGCTGGAACAAACGGTATTCATAACTAACCTCGGAATGAGTAGGGATAATGTACGGCGGATACGCCAGTTTGTTTCCAATATGTTACATATTATTGATGAGGCCGTTTTAAACAACAATGCGTTTTATTCAATGAGTACAATAGTCACAGGCTTTTAAATGAAATAATGGCTAACTCAGTGTACATCGGGTAATCTGCGCGCTTCGCGCAGCGCTGGTGGAGAAAAGCATGAACGATGAATTGAAAAACAAAAGCGGCAAGGTCAAAGTGATGTATGTCCGCAGTGATGATGATTCTGATAAACGTACCTATAACCCGCGTACCGGGAAAGGGGGAGGACGTCCAGGAAAATCTCGTGCTGACGGTGGCCGTCGCCCCGCCCGCGATGAAAGAACCGCGCAGAGCCGCGAACGCCAGCGCGAAGAGTCGCCGTGGCGCACCGTTTCCCGTGCACCGGGTGACGAAACGCCGGAAAAAGCCGATCACGGCGGGATCAGCGGAAAAAGTTTTATCGACCCTGAAGTGTTGCGCCGTCAGCGTGCGGAAGAGACTCGCGTTTACGGTGAGAATGCCTGTCAGGCGCTGTTCCAGAGTCGCCCGGACGCCATTGTCCGCGCATGGTTTATTCAGAGCGTCACGCCGCGCTTTAAAGAGGCGCTGCGCTGGATGGCCGCAAACCGCAAAGCCTATCATGTGGTTGATGACGCGGAACTGGCGAAAGCCTCCGGCACCGAACACCACGGCGGCGTCTGTTTCCTGATCAAAAAACGTAACGGAACATCGGTGAAGCAGTGGGTCGGGAACGCGCAGGCGCAGGACTGCGTGCTGGCGCTGGAAAACATCGCCAACCCGCACAACCTCGGCGGCATGATGCGCAGCTGCGCCCACTTTGGGGTGAAAGGCGTGGTGGTGCAGGATGCGGCGCTGCTGGAGTCCGGTGCGGCGATTCGTACGGCGGAAGGCGGCGCGGAGCATGTGCAGCCGATCACCGGCGACAGCATTGTTAACGTTCTCGATGATTTCCGTCAGGCGGGCTATACCGTCGTGACCACGTCCGGCGATCGCGGCAAACCGCTGTTTGCCACCGCGTTGCCAGAGAAAATGGTGCTGGTGTTAGGTCAGGAAGCTGACGGTCTGCCGGATGCGGCGCGCGATCCAGACGATCTGTGCGTTAAGATTGACGGCACCGGCAACGTCGAAAGCCTCAACGTCTCGGTTGTCACCGGCATCCTGCTGGCGGAATGGTGGCGCCAGAACAAAGCGTAATGGCGAAATACCCGACGACAGGCCGTTGTTGGGGTAGAATATCGCAGGCGGACACGACGCTTTCGCGTCGTCATCCGCCTGTACGCGAACTGACAGACTTACTCACTCTCAGCCGGTAACACCGGCGTCCAGTCGACTGGCTTCTCGCCATGCTGTTGCAGCCACTCATTCGTCAGAGCAAAATGGTTGCAGCCAAAGAATCCCCGGTGCGCCGACAGCGGCGAGGGATGAGGCGCTTTCAGCACGTGATGGCGCTGTTTGTCGATAATCGCTCCTTTTTTCTGCGCATGCGATCCCCAGAGCAGAAAAACGACGCCCTCACGGTGCTGATTAATCAGGCTAATCACTTTATCGGTAAATGTTTCCCATCCGAGGCTGGCGTGAGAGTGCGCCTGACCGGCACGCACGGTTAACACCGTATTGAGCAGCAGTACGCCCTGACGCGCCCAGCTTTCGAGATAGCCGTGATCGGGACGGGTAAAACCGGGAACCGATCCTTCCAGTTCTTTATACATATTGACCAGCGATGGCGGCGGCGCGATGCCAGGACGCACGGAGAAGGCCAGCCCGTGCGCCTGACCGGGGCCGTGATAGGGATCCTGTCCAAGGATCACGACTTTGACATCGCCCAGTTCGGTAAAGCGAAACGCGTTAAACACATCTTTTTGCGGCGGATAAATCGTTATTCCGGACTGACGCTCTGTGGCAAC is drawn from Citrobacter rodentium NBRC 105723 = DSM 16636 and contains these coding sequences:
- a CDS encoding bifunctional acetate--CoA ligase family protein/GNAT family N-acetyltransferase, whose product is MSQRGLEALLRPKSIAVIGASMKPNRAGYLMMRNLLAGGFNGPVLPVTPAWKAVLGVLAWPDVASLPFTPDLAVLCTNASRHLALLEALGEKGCKTCIILSAPASLHHELMTCAARYKMRLLGPNSLGLLAPWQGLNASFSPVPIKRGKLAFISQSAAVSNTILDWAQQREMGFSYFIALGDSLDIDVDELLDYLARDSKTSAILLYLEHLSDARRFVSAARSASRNKPILVIKSGRSPAAQRLLHTSSGMDPAWDAAIQRAGLLRVQDTHELFSAVETLSHMRPLRGDRLMIISNGAAPAALALDELWSRNGKLATLSEATSQQLRDVLPSHVEIANPLDLRDDASIEHYTRTLDLLLASQDFDALMVIHSPSATAPGTESAQALIETVKRHPRGKFVSLLTNWCGEFSSQEARRLFSEAGLPTYRTPEGTITAFMHMVEYRRNQKQLRETPALPSNLTANTAQAHDLLQQAIAEGATSLDTHEVQPILQAYGLHTLPTWIASDSAEAVHIAEQIGYPVALKLRSPDIPHKSEVQGVMLYLRTANEVQQAANAIFDRVKMAWPQARIHGLLVQSMANRAGAQELRVVVEHDPVFGPLIMLGEGGVEWHPEEQAVVALPPLNMNLARYLVIQGIKSKKIRGRSALRPLDIAGLSQLLVQVSNLIVDCPEIQRLDMHPLLASAGEFTALDVTLEIAPFEGDNESRLAVRPYPHQLEEWVEMKNGERCLFRPILPEDEPQLQQFISRVTKEDLYYRYFSEINEFTHEDLANMTQIDYDREMAFVAVRRAEHSEEILGVTRAISDPDNIDAEFAVLVRSDLKGLGLGRRLLEKLITYTRDHGLRRLNGITMPNNRGMVALARKLGFSVDIQLEEGIVGLTLNLAPPEES
- the tapT gene encoding tRNA-uridine aminocarboxypropyltransferase: MTENAVLRLRAERLARATRPFLARGNRIRRCQRCLLPLKLCLCDTLSPSRANSRFCLVMFDTEPMKPSNTGRLIADTLPDTTAFQWSRTEPPQALLELVQNPAYQPMVVFPASYAGEEREVISSPPTGKPPLFIMLDGTWPEARKMFRKSPYLDHLPVISVDLSRLSTYRLREVHAEGQYCTAEVAIALLDLAGDTQAAGALGKHFTRFKTRYLAGKTQHQGSVTAESAESV
- the trxC gene encoding thioredoxin TrxC, with translation MNTVCSSCQAINRIPDDRVEDAAKCGRCGHDLFDGEVINATGETLDKLLKDDLPVVIDFWAPWCGPCRNFAPIFEDVAEERSGKVRFVKVNTEAERELSARFGIRSIPTIMIFKNGQVVDMLNGAVPKAPFDSWLNESL
- a CDS encoding tRNA/rRNA methyltransferase, giving the protein MNDELKNKSGKVKVMYVRSDDDSDKRTYNPRTGKGGGRPGKSRADGGRRPARDERTAQSRERQREESPWRTVSRAPGDETPEKADHGGISGKSFIDPEVLRRQRAEETRVYGENACQALFQSRPDAIVRAWFIQSVTPRFKEALRWMAANRKAYHVVDDAELAKASGTEHHGGVCFLIKKRNGTSVKQWVGNAQAQDCVLALENIANPHNLGGMMRSCAHFGVKGVVVQDAALLESGAAIRTAEGGAEHVQPITGDSIVNVLDDFRQAGYTVVTTSGDRGKPLFATALPEKMVLVLGQEADGLPDAARDPDDLCVKIDGTGNVESLNVSVVTGILLAEWWRQNKA
- the ung gene encoding uracil-DNA glycosylase; amino-acid sequence: MTTTLTWHDVLAEEKQQPYFVNTLKTVATERQSGITIYPPQKDVFNAFRFTELGDVKVVILGQDPYHGPGQAHGLAFSVRPGIAPPPSLVNMYKELEGSVPGFTRPDHGYLESWARQGVLLLNTVLTVRAGQAHSHASLGWETFTDKVISLINQHREGVVFLLWGSHAQKKGAIIDKQRHHVLKAPHPSPLSAHRGFFGCNHFALTNEWLQQHGEKPVDWTPVLPAESE